A genomic stretch from Marinifilum sp. JC120 includes:
- a CDS encoding biotin attachment protein — protein sequence MCTAFRDGFQSVYGARVKTDDFLPAVEAAKEAGINWFEAGGGARFQALYFYSNECAFDMMDRFRETAGPDADLQTLARGVNVVGLESQPSDVIKAHADLFAKHGITTIRNFDALNDVNNLIYSGQCIANAGLKHQVVVSMMELPPGCSGAHDAAFYEKTLRQILDADIPFDSVCFKDASGTSTPGKVYETIKAAKKMLPEDVLLHFHTHETAGIGGLCYHSAIEAGADAIDLSMAPASGGTCQTDIITMWHILRGTDYTIDVDIDKIIEAEDVFRDCMKDYFLPPEATQVDPMIPFSPMPGGALTANTQMLRDNGLMDKYPEIIRAMSEVVRRGGFGTSVTPVSQFYFQQAFNNVMFGPWEKFADGYGKMVLGYFGKTPVEPDPEIVKLASEQMELEPTKKTPLEINDADSSKGLEPARKICEEEGFELTDENVFIVATCKDKGVSYLKGEARVGIRYKKDVEAEQLKKLGATVGGGSGSGTVNVTVDGQAYTVNVDGSTATVNGKSFNIGAGDAPAGGAASAAPAGATEPVAAPMPGLIIRLAVEPGTPVQEGQTLVVMEAMKMEMEVKAHKAGTVTSFSVTAGDQVQQGQPLAQMSV from the coding sequence ATGTGTACAGCCTTTCGTGACGGATTTCAGTCCGTTTACGGGGCCAGAGTTAAGACCGATGATTTCCTGCCTGCCGTAGAAGCGGCCAAGGAAGCGGGTATCAACTGGTTTGAAGCTGGCGGCGGCGCACGGTTCCAGGCCCTCTACTTTTATTCCAATGAATGTGCCTTTGATATGATGGACAGGTTCAGGGAGACCGCAGGTCCCGATGCCGACCTTCAGACACTCGCTCGTGGTGTCAACGTTGTCGGACTTGAATCCCAGCCCAGTGACGTCATCAAAGCCCATGCCGATCTCTTTGCTAAGCACGGCATTACCACCATCCGTAACTTCGACGCTCTAAATGACGTCAATAACCTGATTTATAGCGGTCAGTGTATTGCTAATGCCGGACTTAAACACCAGGTCGTTGTTTCCATGATGGAACTGCCTCCCGGATGTTCCGGTGCTCATGATGCCGCATTTTACGAGAAGACCCTGCGTCAGATTCTTGATGCGGATATCCCTTTTGACTCCGTATGCTTTAAAGATGCGTCGGGTACATCCACCCCGGGTAAGGTTTATGAAACCATTAAGGCCGCCAAGAAGATGCTGCCCGAGGATGTTCTGCTTCATTTTCACACCCATGAGACAGCAGGGATCGGCGGACTTTGCTATCACTCAGCAATCGAAGCGGGCGCGGATGCCATTGATCTATCCATGGCTCCTGCCTCAGGTGGAACATGTCAGACCGACATAATCACCATGTGGCATATCCTGCGTGGAACTGATTACACCATTGATGTTGATATTGATAAGATCATTGAAGCTGAAGATGTTTTCCGTGATTGCATGAAGGATTACTTCCTGCCTCCGGAAGCGACTCAGGTTGATCCCATGATCCCCTTCAGCCCCATGCCCGGCGGCGCGCTTACCGCGAACACCCAGATGCTTCGCGATAACGGCCTCATGGACAAATATCCCGAAATTATCCGGGCCATGAGTGAAGTAGTACGCAGGGGTGGATTCGGTACTTCCGTTACCCCGGTTTCCCAGTTCTACTTCCAGCAGGCATTCAATAACGTAATGTTCGGCCCTTGGGAAAAATTTGCTGACGGTTACGGCAAGATGGTTCTGGGTTATTTCGGTAAGACTCCGGTCGAGCCTGATCCCGAAATTGTCAAGCTTGCTTCCGAGCAGATGGAGCTTGAACCTACCAAGAAAACTCCGCTTGAAATCAACGATGCGGATTCATCTAAAGGTCTCGAACCTGCTCGCAAAATCTGCGAAGAAGAAGGTTTCGAGCTTACCGATGAGAACGTTTTCATCGTGGCAACCTGCAAAGACAAGGGTGTCAGCTATCTTAAAGGCGAAGCCCGCGTCGGTATTCGTTATAAGAAAGACGTTGAAGCCGAACAGCTCAAGAAGCTGGGTGCCACTGTTGGCGGCGGTTCCGGTTCCGGAACAGTTAACGTCACCGTGGATGGTCAGGCCTACACCGTCAATGTGGATGGTTCCACTGCCACAGTTAACGGCAAGTCCTTTAATATCGGCGCCGGTGATGCTCCCGCAGGAGGCGCGGCTTCCGCAGCTCCCGCCGGTGCAACTGAACCCGTTGCTGCTCCCATGCCCGGTCTGATTATCAGATTGGCGGTTGAGCCCGGAACTCCGGTTCAGGAAGGACAGACCCTCGTCGTCATGGAAGCCATGAAGATGGAAATGGAAGTCAAGGCGCACAAGGCCGGTACTGTTACCTCCTTCTCCGTCACTGCCGGTGATCAGGTGCAGCAGGGGCAACCCCTGGCCCAGATGTCCGTTTAA
- a CDS encoding FeoB-associated Cys-rich membrane protein produces the protein MENIIVFGAIIIAVIYLVRKWFGKGGGSCGCGCDCPAAKGGEGCCGEGNNHIDDLRQK, from the coding sequence ATGGAAAATATAATTGTTTTTGGTGCAATCATAATTGCAGTCATCTATTTGGTTAGAAAGTGGTTTGGCAAAGGGGGCGGGAGTTGCGGGTGTGGTTGTGACTGTCCGGCTGCAAAAGGCGGAGAAGGTTGTTGCGGTGAAGGAAATAACCACATCGACGATCTTCGACAAAAGTAG